The following proteins are co-located in the Mus caroli chromosome 7, CAROLI_EIJ_v1.1, whole genome shotgun sequence genome:
- the LOC110298382 gene encoding galactoside 2-alpha-L-fucosyltransferase 3 isoform X2, with protein sequence MPPETAWDRSTVAPSRLATWWPRTSRPRRIQAVLQRLRAICPPLSTFYLFFVIFVVSTIFHCHRRLGLVPAPWASTSLVVFPPRHMPREGMFTIRVKGRLGNQMGEYATLFALARMNGRLAFIPASMHSTLAPIFRISLPVLHSDTAKRIPWQNYHLNDWMEERYRHIPGHYVRFTGYPCSWTFYHHLRPEILKEFTLHDHVREEAQAFLRGLRVNGSQPSTFVGVHVRRGDYVRVMPKVWKGVVADRGYLKKALDRFRARYSSPVFVVTSDDMAWCRKSITASRGDVAFAGNGLQGSPAKDIALLMQCNHTVITLGTFGIWAAYLTGGDTVYLANFTQPNSPFHTVFKPEAAYLPEWVGIAADLGQPNTVGSGHASTRAPKRHWGTLL encoded by the exons ATGCCACCCGAGACTGCGTGGGACAGGAGCACTGTCGCCCCCAGCAGGCTTGCAACTTGGTGGCCCCGAACAAGCCGGCCTAGAAGGATTCAAGCAG TGCTCCAGCGACTCAGGGCCATCTGCCCACCCCTCTCCACCTTCTACCTCTTCTTCGTGATCTTCGTGGTGTCTACTATCTTCCACTGCCACCGGCGCCTAGGTCTGGTGCCTGCCCCCTGGGCCTCGACATCCCTTGTGGTCTTCCCTCCAAGACACATGCCCCGGGAGGGCATGTTCACCATCAGAGTCAAAGGCCGCCTGGGGAACCAGATGGGTGAATATGCCACGCTGTTTGCACTGGCCCGGATGAACGGACGGCTTGCCTTCATCCCTGCGTCCATGCACAGCACACTAGCGCCCATCTTCAGGATCAGCCTCCCGGTGTTGCACAGCGACACAGCCAAAAGGATCCCGTGGCAGAATTACCACCTCAACGACTGGATGGAGGAGCGTTACCGCCACATCCCGGGGCACTATGTGCGCTTCACGGGATATCCGTGCTCTTGGACTTTCTACCACCACCTGCGCCCAGAGATCCTGAAGGAGTTCACCCTGCACGACCACGTGCGTGAGGAGGCCCAGGCCTTCCTGCGTGGCCTGCGGGTGAATGGGAGCCAGCCGAGTACCTTTGTGGGTGTCCATGTGCGCCGAGGGGACTATGTGCGTGTCATGCCCAAGGTGTGGAAGGGCGTGGTGGCTGACCGGGGTTACCTGAAAAAGGCCCTAGACAGGTTCCGGGCACGGTATTCATCTCCAGTCTTCGTGGTCACCAGTGATGACATGGCCTGGTGCCGGAAGAGCATCACTGCCTCCCGAGGGGACGTGGCCTTTGCAGGCAATGGCCTTCAGGGATCGCCTGCCAAGGACATTGCATTGCTCATGCAGTGCAACCACACCGTCATCACGCTGGGGACCTTTGGGATCTGGGCTGCCTACCTCACGGGTGGGGACACTGTTTACCTGGCTAACTTTACCCAGCCCAACTCCCCCTTCCACACGGTTTTCAAGCCAGAAGCAGCTTACCTGCCCGAGTGGGTGGGCATCGCTGCTGACCTGGGACAGCCAAACACAGTAGGCTCTGGCCATGCCTCAACCAGAGCCCCCAAGAGGCACTGGGGGACCTTGCTGTAG
- the LOC110298382 gene encoding galactoside 2-alpha-L-fucosyltransferase 3 isoform X1, with the protein MRKQGPLPAMPPETAWDRSTVAPSRLATWWPRTSRPRRIQAVLQRLRAICPPLSTFYLFFVIFVVSTIFHCHRRLGLVPAPWASTSLVVFPPRHMPREGMFTIRVKGRLGNQMGEYATLFALARMNGRLAFIPASMHSTLAPIFRISLPVLHSDTAKRIPWQNYHLNDWMEERYRHIPGHYVRFTGYPCSWTFYHHLRPEILKEFTLHDHVREEAQAFLRGLRVNGSQPSTFVGVHVRRGDYVRVMPKVWKGVVADRGYLKKALDRFRARYSSPVFVVTSDDMAWCRKSITASRGDVAFAGNGLQGSPAKDIALLMQCNHTVITLGTFGIWAAYLTGGDTVYLANFTQPNSPFHTVFKPEAAYLPEWVGIAADLGQPNTVGSGHASTRAPKRHWGTLL; encoded by the exons ATGAGAAAACAG GGACCCTTGCCAGCCATGCCACCCGAGACTGCGTGGGACAGGAGCACTGTCGCCCCCAGCAGGCTTGCAACTTGGTGGCCCCGAACAAGCCGGCCTAGAAGGATTCAAGCAG TGCTCCAGCGACTCAGGGCCATCTGCCCACCCCTCTCCACCTTCTACCTCTTCTTCGTGATCTTCGTGGTGTCTACTATCTTCCACTGCCACCGGCGCCTAGGTCTGGTGCCTGCCCCCTGGGCCTCGACATCCCTTGTGGTCTTCCCTCCAAGACACATGCCCCGGGAGGGCATGTTCACCATCAGAGTCAAAGGCCGCCTGGGGAACCAGATGGGTGAATATGCCACGCTGTTTGCACTGGCCCGGATGAACGGACGGCTTGCCTTCATCCCTGCGTCCATGCACAGCACACTAGCGCCCATCTTCAGGATCAGCCTCCCGGTGTTGCACAGCGACACAGCCAAAAGGATCCCGTGGCAGAATTACCACCTCAACGACTGGATGGAGGAGCGTTACCGCCACATCCCGGGGCACTATGTGCGCTTCACGGGATATCCGTGCTCTTGGACTTTCTACCACCACCTGCGCCCAGAGATCCTGAAGGAGTTCACCCTGCACGACCACGTGCGTGAGGAGGCCCAGGCCTTCCTGCGTGGCCTGCGGGTGAATGGGAGCCAGCCGAGTACCTTTGTGGGTGTCCATGTGCGCCGAGGGGACTATGTGCGTGTCATGCCCAAGGTGTGGAAGGGCGTGGTGGCTGACCGGGGTTACCTGAAAAAGGCCCTAGACAGGTTCCGGGCACGGTATTCATCTCCAGTCTTCGTGGTCACCAGTGATGACATGGCCTGGTGCCGGAAGAGCATCACTGCCTCCCGAGGGGACGTGGCCTTTGCAGGCAATGGCCTTCAGGGATCGCCTGCCAAGGACATTGCATTGCTCATGCAGTGCAACCACACCGTCATCACGCTGGGGACCTTTGGGATCTGGGCTGCCTACCTCACGGGTGGGGACACTGTTTACCTGGCTAACTTTACCCAGCCCAACTCCCCCTTCCACACGGTTTTCAAGCCAGAAGCAGCTTACCTGCCCGAGTGGGTGGGCATCGCTGCTGACCTGGGACAGCCAAACACAGTAGGCTCTGGCCATGCCTCAACCAGAGCCCCCAAGAGGCACTGGGGGACCTTGCTGTAG
- the Ntn5 gene encoding netrin-5, with amino-acid sequence MCNQTSGQCSCKLGVTGLTCNRCGPGYQQSRSPRMPCQRSEPPVVRGLRQRDTSDFWVDLGYRACPPRGQPPTCLRWCLPSVLHAQVAESAQVSASSSSSSQPSEAVGPEWWRLAVHVLAVFKQRAWPVRRGGQEAWVPRADLTCGCLRLRPGADYLLLGRAAQTHDDNYDPTRLILNRHGLALPWRPRWARPLRRLQQKERGGACRGLLPPTRSPGPRN; translated from the exons ATGTGCAACCAGACCAGTGGCCAGTGTTCCTGCAAGTTAGGGGTCACAGGCCTGACATGCAATCGCTGTGGTCCTGGCTACCAGCAGAGCCGCTCACCCAGGATGCCCTGCCAAC GCTCAGAACCTCCAGTTGtcagggggctgaggcagagggacacCAGTGACTTCTGGGTTGActtaggctacaga GCCTGCCCTCCTCGGGGCCAGCCTCCCACTTGCCTGAGGTGGTGTCTTCCCTCAGTTCTGCACGCCCAGGTTGCAGAGTCCGCACAGGTTTCAGCGTCCTCGTCGTCGTCGTCGCAGCCGTCTGAGGCGGTGGGCCCTGAGTGGTGGCGGCTAGCCGTGCACGTGCTGGCTGTGTTCAAACAGCGTGCGTGGCCCGTGCGCCGCGGCGGCCAGGAGGCCTGGGTGCCCCGTGCTGACCTGACCTGCGGCTGCCTGCGCCTGCGCCCTGGCGCTGACTACCTCCTGCTGGGCCGTGCTGCGCAGACCCACGACGACAACTATGACCCTACGCGCCTCATCCTGAACCGCCACGGCCTCGCGCTGCCCTGGAGGCCACGATGGGCCCGGCCGCTGCGGCGGCTGCAACAGAAGGAGCGCGGTGGTGCCTGCCGAGGCCTGCTGCCACCCACACGGAGCCCGGGGCCCAGGAACTAA